In Coccidioides posadasii str. Silveira chromosome 4, complete sequence, one genomic interval encodes:
- a CDS encoding uncharacterized protein (EggNog:ENOG410PIY7~COG:P~TransMembrane:7 (o23-45i57-78o98-120i266-286o292-314i326-346o358-382i)) — MEDMSRPQCGGAKGNDAEYDLPLHVAALFLVLAFSTMGAGFPVVAKKIPRLQIPPNAFFFCKHFGTGVLIATAFVHLLPTAFTSLNDPCLPPLFTEQYPAMPGVIMLGSLFALFALEMYLNAKTGGHSHGGATGESINRPHQHHHNAQTRNNEISWPKENKVMSDASSDDWYEEKAAYKVYSGANRFEDSYLSEPSSMPTWFMVFYEQYVREREWTQAMLRTAARRDDDMQTIELKQTAPVQSDIPRDLEVGEVDPAVLRKMSLNITILEGGILFHSVFVGMTVSIETEGFMVLLVAILFHQAFEGLGLGSRIAAVPYPKGSMRPWLLVLAFGTTAPIGQAIGLIARNTYDAESAFGLIMVGTFNAISSGLLIYAALVDLLAEDFLSEEAQHLTKKQKISGFIYVLMGGKLNETLPLHLSGGVLTPLSTKRPECPSSAHLPKQVLTQNERRASTPHMGFVSGGVEPNVSRPPQDPAGTGKY; from the exons ATGGAGGACATGTCTCGACCCCAATGTGGCGGCGCGAAAGGGAACGATGCGGAGTATGATCTCCCATTGCACGTCGCCGCACTGT TCCTCGTCCTGGCGTTTAGTACTATGG GCGCCGGTTTCCCAGTCGTGGCCAAAAAGATTCCGCGTCTACAGATCCCGCCGaatgctttctttttctgtaaGCATTTCGGCACAGGTGTCTTGATCGCAACGGCTTTTGTACAT CTCCTCCCAACTGCATTCACTTCCTTGAATGATCCATGCCTACCGCCTCTCTTTACCGAGCAATACCCCGCGATGCCGGGCGTAATCATGCTCGGGTCGCTCTTTGCGCTTTTCGCTTTAGAGATGTATTTAAACGCGAAAACCGGGGGCCACAGCCATGGCGGAGCCACAGGGGAGAGTATCAACCGTCCGCACCAGCACCATCACAATGCGCAGACCAGGAACAATGAAATTTCGTGGCCAAAAGAGAACAAGGTTATGAGCGATGCATCATCCGATGACTGGTACGAGGAGAAAGCGGCCTATAA GGTCTACTCCGGTGCAAACCGCTTTGAAGACTCGTACTTGTCCGAACCGTCTTCGATGCCAACGTGGTTTATGGTCTTCTATGAACAATACGTGCGAGAGCGCGAGTGGACACAAGCGATGCTCCGGACAGCAGCGCGCCGCGATGATGACATGCAAACCATAGAGCTCAAACAGACCGCCCCTGTGCAATCTGATATCCCTCGGGACCTAGAAGTAGGGGAAGTCGACCCGGCGGTGCTGAGGAAAATGTCTCTCAACATCACGATTCTCGAAGGCGGTATCCTGTTCCACTCCGTGTTTGTCGGGATGACTGTATCCATTGAAACGGAAGGATTTATGGTGTTGCTCGTCGCCATCTTGTTCCATCAGGCGTTTGAGGGGCTGGGTCTGGGGTCTCGCATTGCGGCAGTACCTTATCCAAAGGGATCAATGCGTCCATGGCTTTTGGTTCTGGCATTCGGCACGACGGCCCCGATTGGCCAGGCGATTGGGTTGATTGCTCGCAACACTTATGATGCCGAGAGCGCGTTCGGTTTGATTATGGTTGGAACATTCAATGCGAT CTCTTCTGGTCTCCTTATCTACGCCGCCCTCGTGGACCTTCTAGCGGAAGATTTCCTATCTGAGGAGGCCCAGCATCTGACCAAGAAACAGAAGATCTCCGGTTTCATCTATGTCTTGATGGGAGGTAAGCTTAATGAGACATTGCCGTTACATTTAAGCGGAGGAGTACTGACACCTCTTTCAACAAAGCGGCCGGAATGTCCATCGTCGGCGCATTTGCCTAAGCAGGTCCTTACGCAAAACGAACGACGAGCCAGCACACCACACATGGGCTTCGTCTCCGGTGGGGTAGAGCCAAATGTTTCTCGTCCACCGCAAGACCCTGCAGGAACAGGCAAGTACTAG
- a CDS encoding uncharacterized protein (EggNog:ENOG410PIJD~COG:E) yields the protein MSATNGHANGVNGVNGTGLPNHPGYTAIPARENPHPHTARNPYGHNAGVTDFLSNVSRFKIIESTLREGEQFANAFFDTQKKIEIAKALDDFGVDYVSHTYLGDPWPNLFIVRHRRGKKNKKIKNKKMTRKLNKES from the exons ATGTCCGCAACCAACGGCCACGCCAATGGCGTGAATGGTGTCAACG GGACAGGTCTCCCCAATCACCCAGGTTACACAGCCATTCCTGCCCGAGAGAACCCACACCCACACACTGCCAGAAATCCATACGGCCACAATGCCGGAGTCACAGACTTCCTCAGCAACGTCTCGAGGTTTAAGATCATCGAGAGTACTCTACGAGAGGGCGAACAGTTCGCCAATGCGTTCTTTGATACCCAGAAGAAGATTGAGATCGCCAAGGCACTGGACGACTTTGGCGTTGACTATGTGAGTCATACTTACCTTGGGGACCCTTGGCCTAATTTGTTTATCGTCAGACATcggaggggaaaaaaaaataaaaaaataaaaaataaaaaaatgaCGAGAAAATTAAAcaaagaaagctga
- the LYS1_2 gene encoding Saccharopine dehydrogenase (EggNog:ENOG410PIJD~COG:E~BUSCO:5811at33183) produces the protein MDDARVAVETGVDGVDVVIGTSSYLREHSHGKDMTYIKNTAIEVIEFVKSKGIEVRFSSEDSFRSDLVELLSLYSAVDQVGVNRVGIADTVGCASPRQVYELVRVLRGVVKCDIEIHLHNDTGCAIANAYCALEGGATHVDTSVLGIGERNGITPLGGLMARMIAVDRDYVMSKYKLHKLKDIEDLVAEAVEINIPFNNYITGFCAFTHKAGIHAKAILNNPSTYEIINPADFGMTRYVHFASRLTGWNAIKSRAQQLNLEMTDAQYKECTAKIKALADIRPIAIDDADSIIRAYHRNLKSGEDHPLLDLTADEKAQFAAKEKEYTEA, from the exons ATGGACGATGCCCGAGTCGCGGTGGAAACCGGTGTCGATGGAGT TGATGTCGTTATCGGCACGTCGTCCTACCTCCGCGAGCATTCCCACGGAAAGGATATGACATACATCAAGAACACTGCGATTGAGGTCATCGAATTCGTCAAGTCCAAGGGCATTGAGGTCAGATTCTCCAGCGAAGACTCTTTCAGATCTGATTTGGTAGAGCTTCTCTCTCTGTACTCAGCCGTGGACCAAGTCGGTGTCAATCGAGTTGGTATTGCAGATACCGTTGGCTGCGCCTCCCCTCGCCAAGTCTACGAGCTCGTCCGTGTCCTGCGTGGCGTCGTCAAGTGCGACATCGAAATCCACCTGCACAATGACACCGGATGTGCGATTGCCAACGCCTACTGTGCCTTGGAAGGTGGTGCCACCCACGTTGACACCTCTGTTCTCGGCATCGGTGAACGCAATGGTATCACCCCTCTCGGAGGTCTCATGGCCCGCATGATCGCCGTTGATCGCGACTACGTGATGAGCAAGTACAAGCTCCACAAGCTCAAGGACATCGAGGACCTCGTCGCCGAAGCTGTCGAGATCAACATTCCTTTCAACAACTACATCACCGGCTTCTGCGCCTTCACCCACAAGGCCGGTATCCATGCCAAGGCCATCCTGAACAACCCCAGCACATATGAGATCATCAACCCGGCCGACTTCGGCATGACGAGATACGTGCATTTCGCCTCCCGGCTCACCGGCTGGAATGCCATCAAGTCACGTGCTCAACAACTCAACCTCGAGATGACCGACGCACAGTACAAGGAGTGCACGGCCAAGATCAAGGCGCTCGCCGACATCAGGCCTATCGCCATCGACGATGCGGACAGCATTATTCGTGCATACCACAGAAACCTCAAGTCCGGCGAGGACCACCCCCTCCTGGACCTCACTGCCGACGAGAAGGCGCAGTTCGCAGCCAAGGAGAAGGAGTACACAGAGGCATAG
- a CDS encoding uncharacterized protein (antiSMASH:Cluster_4.2~EggNog:ENOG410PQMZ~COG:T~BUSCO:15536at33183), whose product MPSLVHSSYSSSHSDPSSSKMAPPATPAEENSTGETDILFKNELIDRVTFEQILEMDDDEEEREFSKGIVYGFFEQAEATFDNIEQAINSKNLEEVSQLGHFLKGSSATLGLNKVKESCEKIQHFGAQKDESGTRFEPDQAKCLAKASRVLTDVKQEYKEVSNLLKRFYGAPME is encoded by the exons ATGCCATCCTTGGTGCATTCCTCAtactcctcctcccactccgACCCTTCATCATCCAAAATGGCGCCTCCAGCAACCCCGGCTGAGGAAAACTCG ACCGGCGAAACTGATATTTTATTCAAAAACGAGCTGATCGACCGTGTAACATTTGAACAGATTTTGGAAATGGACGACGACGAGGAAGAGCGAGAATTCAGCAAAGGCATCGTCTATGGCTTTTTCGAGCAGGCGGAGGCCACTTTTGACAATATAGAACAGGCAAT CAACTCCAAAAACCTCGAAGAAGTCTCCCAATTGGGACATTTTCTAAAAGGCTCCTCAGCCACCCTTGGACTCAACAAGGTTAAAGAATCGTGCGAGAAGATCCAACACTTTGGTGCCCAAAAGGACGAGTCCGGTACTCGGTTTGAGCCCGACCAAGCGAAGTGTCTAGCAAAAGCTAGCAGGGTTCTTACCGATGTGAAGCAAGAATATAAGGAGGTTTCTAACTTGCTGAAGCGCTTTTACGGTGCTCCAATGGAGtaa
- a CDS encoding uncharacterized protein (antiSMASH:Cluster_4.2~EggNog:ENOG410PWYH) produces MFGTLHWNSHNNEVEFVERPHGSSNLERTLVCDRCRAKKVKCSPAHDGCGRCKRLGKKCTFASIKHRGNKRIQKASINIPQNEHPPALLTPSSAPSSSEITEHEERLCSDKQPIVSSLPADGNVVAEQGQQLLAELPTDRLTDTPLNIFQSSLAGFDQRARDRDGDNTSNYTLSPSPSFSTILPRTGPESIQPTGARTSENLPSPPLSLGDEMLRYSPSSGQSQDFSLDMGCIATPTSLHISSLASTAFSSENPLGKSCRCLAAVIFAVEEFEASYNPGNRAELDSIIAYQKEAIKFCRSKFKCSSCMTKRENLVLLVFMAERLVAGCGQIVRLYRMKDGDTRAGLVPSSLPNCSPTDGHSYHANVEDRDLATSACSSSPKTDYRHSGQIVSTRTRTSSDWRKLLLGDYEISSPLEWEHLVRVLILLQLRAVMELLADLKNVGSKVLGEAQTANLARAEIRLGELEKDIYRGECSTP; encoded by the exons ATGTTTGGGACTCTGCACTGGAACTCTCATAATAACGAGGTAGAGTTTGTTGAGAGGCCTCACGGATCATCAAATCTAGAAAGAACTTTAGTTTGCGATAGATGCAGAGCCAAGAAG GTCAAATGCAGTCCCGCTCATGATGGCTGCGGCCGATGCAAGCGCCTTGGAAAGAAATGCACTTTCGCTTCCATAAAGCATCGGGGCAATAAGAGAATACAAAAGGCAAGCATCAATATTCCACAGAACGAGCACCCGCCGGCCCTGTTGACTCCGTCGTCGGCCCCTTCAAGCTCCGAAATAACCGAGCACGAGGAAAGGTTGTGTTCAGACAAGCAGCCCATTGTGTCTTCACTCCCGGCGGATGGCAATGTTGTTGCTGAGCAAGGACAACAGTTGCTTGCAGAACTTCCAACAGATAGATTGACCGACACCCCACTGAACATTTTCCAGTCTTCTCTTGCTGGATTTGATCAACGAGCTCGTGATAGAGATGGAGATAACACCTCCAACTATACCCTCTCACCATCGCCTAGTTTCTCCACGATCTTACCCAGAACGGGCCCTGAGTCAATCCAACCTACGGGTGCTAGGACGTCTGAAAATCTCCCATCACCGCCATTAAGCTTAGGAGATGAGATGTTACGGTACTCCCCATCTTCCGGACAATCCCAAGATTTCTCCCTCGACATGGGCTGCATCGCTACGCCCACATCCTTACACATATCCAGCTTAGCCTCAACTGCATTTTCGTCTGAGAACCCCCTGGGGAAGTCATGCCGGTGCTTGGCTGCAGTTATCTTCGCCGTCGAGGAATTTGAGGCTAGTTACAACCCTGGCAACCGCGCCGAACTGGACTCCATCATCGCGTATCAGAAGGAAGCCATCAAGTTCTGTCGTTCGAAGTTCAAGTGCAGTAGTTGTATGACTAAGAGGGAGAATCTTGTTCTATTGGTTTTCATGGCCGAAAGACTCGTTGCGGGTTGTGGACAGATTGTCAGATTGTACCGTATGAAAGACGGCGACACCAGGGCAGGCTTGGTACCATCCTCCTTGCCGAATTGCTCGCCCACCGATGGCCACTCGTATCATGCCAACGTTGAGGATCGAGACCTTGCTACATCCGCTTGTTCCTCTTCACCCAAGACCGACTATAGGCACTCCGGCCAAATCGTATCAACGCGCACGAGAACATCGTCGGACTGGCGAAAGCTCCTTCTAGGCGACTACGAGATCAGTTCCCCCCTCGAATGGGAGCATCTGGTCCGCGTTCTAATCCTTCTCCAATTAAGGGCGGTGATGGAGTTGTTAGCAGACCTGAAGAACGTGGGTAGCAAGGTTCTGGGAGAGGCGCAGACAGCAAACCTGGCGCGAGCTGAAATAAGACTCGGCGAACTTGAGAAAGATATATACAGAGGTGAATGCTCTACTCCGTAA